One window from the genome of Neospora caninum Liverpool complete genome, chromosome VI encodes:
- a CDS encoding putative acetyltransferase domain-containing protein produces the protein MSTCVCNCTCCKQPDRRTGACCALDKKCDCSCRCCQTSSKCSQPGSDRASFTRIVEHTLLASSEEPVTKVTQERVVIEGDDGKTVTSTETECRTMFAPSSSEPEKVSSDVTITSGEAGGAEQKSSGKCKCVCCSDSSCACTCTCCKERSPTGRCCRTGEGQTKTGDKGCKKCMCCSASKGACACPCACCAPCTCSCACCKDKKKCSCCSDGDQGRCGCSCACCKKTECQCCKCCTKTCPCECQCCRVSRDKTGACGCDCACCAKSGAVTGGSCCASKKSQAQKGAMMRGGERGREERLGTARHRERTPKDEERSGDPVRKAASSYREKMCEMMAGADDAVSPCPYFSSVPRDFVKILTCKTGEQVILRRMELSDYPAVRVLLPSVSRCPTTLSDAQVASILSLPVFYAWCCFSVKNAESEGGDEREREGDLLGYCEVLLQPHLGRKPDGRLERVVVSERFRGRGLATKMCEAVVQEVRERDLCGRLDLTVEKLEARHIYENKLGFKAVDTSVLRLEF, from the coding sequence ATGTCAACGTGTGTGTGCAATTGCACGTGCTGCAAGCAACCGGACCGTCGCACTGGCGCATGCTGCGCGTTGGACAAGAAATGCGATTGTTCGTGCAGGTGCTGTCAAACAAGTAGCAAGTGCAGTCAACCAGGAAGCGACAGGGCGAGCTTTACCCGCATCGTCGAACACACACTTTTGGCTTCGTCCGAGGAACCAGTGACGAAGgtgacgcaggagagagtgGTCatcgagggcgacgacgggaAGACCGTGACATCGACGGAAACCGAGTGCCGCACAATGTTTGCGCCAAGTTCCTCAGAACCCGAAAAGGTCTCGTCGGATGTGACGATCACGTCCGGCGAGGCAGGGGGAGCGGAGCAGAAAAGTAGCGGAAAATGCAAGTGTGTGTGCTGTTCCGACAGctcctgcgcatgcacttgcACCTGCTGCAAGGAAAGATCGCCCACTGGCCGATGTTGCCGCACAGGTGAAGGACAAACGAAGACCGGAGACAAGGGATGCAAAAAGTGTATGTGCTGCTCAGCAAGCAAGGGCGCATGCGCTTGCCCGTGTGCGTGCTGTGCGCCGTGCACGTGTTCGTGCGCCTGCTGcaaagacaagaagaaaTGCTCCTGCTGCTCCGACGGAGATCAGGGCCGATGTGGCTGTTCTTGTGCTTGCTGCAAAAAGACGGAATGTCAATGCTGCAAATGCTGCACAAAGACATGCCCGTGCGAATGCCAGTGCTGTCGAGtctcgagagacaagacgggTGCATGCGGATGCGACTGCGCGTGCTgcgcgaagagcggcgcagTAACTGGCGGCTCTTGCTGCGCGAGCAAGAAAAGCCAGGCCCAGAAAGGTGCGATGATGCGTggcggcgaaagaggaagggaagaacgtttagggacagcgagacacagagagagaacgccaaaagacgaggagagaagcggtgACCCCGTGAGAAAGGCAGCTTCGTCTTACCGCGAGAAAATGTGTGAAATGATGGCCGGAGCAGATgacgctgtctctccttgtccatacttttcttctgtgccaCGTGATTTTGTAAAGATCCTCACGTGCAAGACTGGAGAACAGGTGATTTTGCGTCGGATGGAACTGTCCGACTACCCTGCGGTGCGTGTGCTGCTTCCGTCCGTCTCGCGGTGCCCAACCACCCTGTCAGATGCACAGGTTGCTTCGATTCTTagtcttcccgttttctaTGCCTGGTGCTGTTTCAGCgtgaaaaacgcggagagcgaaggaggagacgagcgggagagagaaggagatcTTCTCGGCTACTGCGAAGTCCTTCTACAGCCGCACTTGGGCCGGAAACCAGACGGTCGTCTAGAACGCGTCGTCGTCAGCGAGCGGTTCCGAGGCCGAGGTTTGGCGACAAAAATGTGCGAAGCAGTCGTTCAAGAAGTCCGAGAGAGGGACTTGTGTGGCCGTCTAGACTTGACAGTCGAAAAACTTGAGGCTCGACACATCTATGAGAACAAAC